The following are encoded in a window of Hypomesus transpacificus isolate Combined female unplaced genomic scaffold, fHypTra1 scaffold_31, whole genome shotgun sequence genomic DNA:
- the cldn5a gene encoding claudin 5a gives MVSAGLEILGLGLCVCGSLLVMVACGLPMWKVTAFIEANIVVSQTIWDGLWMSCVVQSTGQMQCKVHDSILALTHDLQAARALTVISSVLGVLGLMVVIAGAQCTNCIRDENVKARVVNAGGVVYIISGLFVLVPLCWMANNIISDFYNPQLLSSQKREIGAALYIGWAATALLLIGGSLLCCSCPSSSNTGYSVKYAPPTKRATPNGDYDKRNYV, from the coding sequence ATGGTTTCGGCCGGACTGGAGAtcttggggctggggctgtgcgtATGTGGGTCGCTTCTGGTGATGGTGGCATGCGGGCTGCCTATGTGGAAGGTGACCGCGTTCATCGAGGCCAACATCGTGGTGTCACAGACCATCTGGGACGGCCTGTGGATGTCTTGCGTGGTGCAGAGCACGGGCCAGATGCAGTGCAAGGTGCACGACTCCATCCTCGCGCTCACCCACGACCTGCAGGCGGCTCGGGCGCTCACCGTCATCTCGTCGGTGCTGGGTGTGTTGGGGCTCATGGTCGTGATCGCCGGGGCACAGTGCACCAACTGTATCCGCGACGAGAACGTCAAGGCCCGGGTGGTGAACGCCGGAGGGGTCGTCTACATCATCAGCGGACTGTTTGTTCTGGTGCCTCTTTGTTGGATGGCGAACAACATCATCTCGGACTTTTACAACCCACAGCTGCTCTCGTCCCAGAAAAGGGAGATTGGAGCCGCGCTCTACATCGGCTGGGCGGCCACGGCTTTGCTACTGATCGGAGGCTCGCTTCTGTGCTGCTCCTGCCCATCCAGCAGTAACACGGGCTACTCGGTCAAATACGCACCACCGACAAAACGGGCCACACCGAATGGAGACTACGATAAACGGAATTATGTGTAG